In a genomic window of Ipomoea triloba cultivar NCNSP0323 chromosome 3, ASM357664v1:
- the LOC116014033 gene encoding transcription factor bHLH93 encodes MELSPSGLYSLEELVVGAPRTLFTSHDTNFFPNGLWIDDESLDPPNHPDFVSSSSSSLLDLLTLPQQPTTFACPHDLQIDHGYAAHFSAAPQDVEDFGVFGQIGNLESDGFSGLRSCGCVEVKMEQGNNGGGGEKKSKSKKVEGQPSKNLMAERRRRKRLNDRLSMLRSIVPKISKMDRTSILGDTIDYMKELLEKIHQLREDTMEEDEKSHIIKSLAPNTRELKSNEAIVRNPPKFDVERRNVDTRIEICCATKPGLLLSTVSTIEALGLDIHQCVISCFNDFSFQATCAEATDHRTVLSQEDVKQALFKTAGYGGRCL; translated from the exons ATGGAGCTGAGTCCATCTGGTTTGTACAGTTTAGAGGAGTTGGTTGTTGGAGCTCCAAGAACGCTCTTCACTTCACACGACACTAACTTCTTCCCAAACGGATTATGGATCGATGATGAATCCTTAGATCCTCCGAACCACCCAGATTTCGtgtcctcctcttcttcttcgctCCTCGACCTCCTCACTCTCCCCCAACAACCCACCACCTTTGCATGCCCTCATGACCTGCAGATCGACCATGGCTATGCTGCGCACTTTTCGGCGGCGCCGCAGGATGTTGAGGACTTTGGGGTTTTCGGGCAGATTGGTAATCTGGAGAGTGATGGGTTTAGTGGGTTGAGGAGCTGCGGTTGTGTGGAAGTGAAGATGGAGCAGGGTAACAATGGCGGCGGCGGAGAAAAGAAGAGTAAATCCAAGAAAGTTGAAGGGCAGCCTTCCAAGAATCTAATGGCGGAAAGGCGGAGGAGGAAACGCCTTAACGACCGCCTCTCCATGCTTAGATCAATCGTTCCCAAGATTAGTAAG ATGGATAGAACCTCCATTCTTGGAGACACCATTGATTACATGAAAGAGCTGTTAGAGAAAATCCATCAACTGCGTGAAGATACCATGGAAGAAGACGAGAAAAGCCACATCATCAAATCCCTCGCACCAAACACCAGGGAACTCAAGTCTAATGAAGCAATTGTAAGAAATCCTCCAAAG TTTGATGTAGAAAGGAGAAACGTGGACACTAGAATCGAGATATGCTGCGCAACAAAACCCGGTTTGTTGTTGTCAACTGTGAGCACAATAGAAGCTCTGGGTCTTGATATTCATCAATGCGTCATCAGCTGTTTCAATGACTTCTCCTTCCAAGCCACATGTGCAGAG GCGACGGATCACAGAACGGTTCTGAGCCAGGAAGACGTAAAACAAGCGTTATTCAAGACAGCCGGCTATGGAGGAAGGTGTCTGTAG
- the LOC116012056 gene encoding uncharacterized protein At4g37920, with protein sequence MTNLIGFKTSISTAIFPFNAEIPKSPPKISTISPSPTPRKPTRTSPTISATKILASSVSSVPVEEQQVEVEIADGYTMTQFCDKVIDMFLTEKPKAKDWKKYLVFREEWKKYRGRFYTRCQTRADAEVNDPAIKEKYITLARKVKKIDDEMDRHEDLLKEIQDSPRDVNAIVTKRRKEFTGEFFRYLTLLSETYDSLEDRDAMARLGARCLTAVSAHDNTLEIVETLDTAQQKFDDILNSPSLDAACEKIKSFAKTKELDSSLILLINGAWAAAKDSTTMRNEVKDIMYHLYKTTQSSLRSMAPKEIKLLKYLLNIIDPEERFSALATAFSPGDEHGAKDPSAIYTTPKELHKWIKIMLDAYHLNQEETEIREAKQMNQPVVIQRLCILKEVIEEEYLEQQVNAENDSKSEEL encoded by the exons ATGACCAACCTCATAGGATTCAAGACCTCAATATCCACTGCTATCTTTCCATTCAACGCAGAAATACCAAAATCTCCCCCCAAAATTTCAACCATATCCCCATCTCCCACCCCCAGGAAACCTACAAGAACATCACCCACCATCTCCGCAACCA AGATTTTGGCCAGCAGTGTTTCCTCTGTACCAGTAGAGGAGCAACAAGTTGAGGTTGAAATTGCAGATGGGTACACAATGACCCAATTTTGCGACAAGGTTATTGACATGTTCTTGACTGAGAAACCCAAGGCCAAGGATTGGAAGAAGTACTTGGTGTTCCGTGAAGAGTGGAAAAAGTACAGGGGTAGGTTCTACACTCGGTGTCAAACCCGAGCTGATGCCGAAGTAAATGATCCTGCcatcaaagaaaaatatattactttagCAAGAAAAGTTAAGAAG ATTGATGATGAAATGGATAGGCACGAGGACCTTCTCAAAGAGATACAGGATAGTCCTAGGGATGTTAATGCCATCGTTACCAAGAGGCGCAAAGAGTTCACTGGTGAATTCTTTCGTTATCTGACTTTGTTGTCAGAAACTTATGATAGCTTGGAGGACCGAGATG CTATGGCCAGGCTTGGAGCAAGATGCTTAACTGCAGTCAGTGCTCATGATAACACACTGGAGATTGTGGAGACACTAGACACCGCCCAACAAAAATTTGATGACATCCTAAACTCTCCTTCACTTGATGCAGCATGTGAGAAGATTAAAAGCTTTGCGAAGACAAAAGAACTTGACTCTTCATTGATTCTATTGATAAACGGTGCTTGGGCGGCGGCTAAAGACTCCACCACCATGAGAAATGAG GTAAAAGACATAATGTATCACCTGTACAAGACCACTCAGAGTAGTCTAAGGAGTATGGCaccaaaagaaataaaactacTTAAGTATTTGCTCAACATCATAGATCCCGAGGAAAGATTCTCTGCATTGGCTACAGCTTTTAGTCCTGGCGATGAACATGGAGCTAAAGACCCAAGTGCTATATACAC AACTCCCAAGGAgctacataaatggataaaaatcATGTTAGATGCATACCACCTCAACCAAGAAGAAACTGAAATTAGGGAAGCAAAACAGATGAACCAACCTGTTGTTATCCAAAGGCTTTGCATCCTGAAGGAAGTCATTGAAGAGGAATACTTGGAGCAACAAGTTAATGCAGAAAACGACTCAAAATCAGAAGAGTTGTGA
- the LOC116011682 gene encoding glycine-rich domain-containing protein 1 has protein sequence MEMEQELQWNAAQSIVIGVDLVAAAKQHLDFLGAVDRNRWLYEGPGLDKAINRYYSCWLPFLAKHSESPFFEGPLVVPLDCEWIWHCHRLNPVQYKSDCEQLYEVILGNHNVVSSVKGASKEETEQVWKQLYPTEPYELDLARALSDEPAKCFEHTKRSDYDLVSAVKRQSPFFYQVSRPHMNSELYLEGAVARYRGFLHLIRRNKERSIRCFCVPTYDIDLIWHTHQLHPISYCKDLVEILGKVLEHDDTDSDRAKGKKLDTGFSKTTEQWEKTYGCRYWRAGAMYRGSAPSPLAICHDSPNTLTKKVVVAHKDQRLFHLPERKVLEVMLEFVGLRNVPEEHKGRLFVSFSKEQPDSIFNAKRRLNILSESGNKQVAYFQCQASGKLLFELMSQSSSNLPLLKPAKTVGSVSVSLEELLSPASNLTMEKWLELVPNSNLASSKPICLRVAISVTMPTTAPYVLHMVRSRPFSKSSCLFPLPGKGQNWTRVIDEDGEEIISLQMRDFNKSKGKSDSMLRQEVIAVTKSGETRTLAEFVGTEWSLIDAQWSICFHNNQNSDGHLLKLTGPRNIRYFTGRKLDYQPKHCEKQRRENEFMTAIEFSAEHPYGKALAMVDLKFGVINVKEDWLLMPGAITAFILCDILRKVGYDGLSASGQNLKDKCSNQDVAYDAENNKISCDVDFKVNGHHKEDGGGESGYRFKSGGCGGSGGCGSCAAVVVNVGEHLEVEDGGEETGYRLKSGGCGSGCGGGCGGSVANVSNHHKEDGGGESGYRLKSGGCGSGCGGGCGSGGGCGGCSAFVGNVNDHHEENTTEAAKKNGAGCGGCTAFVGNVNDHHKDTIETTKIVAA, from the exons ATGGAGATGGAGCAGGAGCTGCAGTGGAATGCGGCACAGAGTATCGTGATAGGTGTGGACCTTGTGGCTGCAGCCAAACAACATCTCGATTTTCTGGGAGCTGTTGATAGGAATCGCTGGCTCTATGAAGGCCCTGGTCTTGATAAGGCCATCAACAG GTACTATTCTTGTTGGCTCCCTTTTCTGGCAAAACATTCTGAGTCACCATTCTTTGAAGGACCTTTGGTAGTTCCTCTTGATTGTGAATGGATTTGGCATTGTCACAGGCTCAACCCT GTTCAGTACAAATCTGATTGCGAGCAACTGTATGAAGTAATTCTTGGCAACCATAATGTGGTTTCTTCTGTTAAAGGAGCTTCTAAAGAGGAAACTGAACAAGTCTGGAAACAGTTGTATCCAACTGAACCATATGAGTTGGACTTAGCAAGAGCTCTTTCTGATGAGCCTGCAAAATGTTTTGAGCACACAAAGCGCAGCGACTATGATTTGGTTTCAGCAGTTAAAAGGCAAAGTCCATTTTTCTACCAG GTATCAAGACCTCACATGAACAGTGAGCTCTATCTTGAAGGGGCTGTGGCTAGATACAGAGGATTCTTGCATTTAATCCGAAGAAACAAAGAAAGATCCATTAGGTGTTTCTGTGTTCCAACTTATGACATTGATCTTATCTGGCACACTCATCAGTTACATCCTATTTCTTACTGCAAAGACCTTGTGGAAATACTTGGCAAGGTTTTAGAGCACGATGATACTGACTCAGACAGAGCAAAAGGGAAGAAGCTGGATACAGGGTTCTCTAAAACTACCGAGCAGTGGGAAAAAACATATGGTTGTAGGTATTGGAGAGCAGGGGCAATGTACAGAGGCAGTGCACCATCACCTCTTGCAATTTGTCACGACTCTCCCAACACTCTAACCAAGAAGGTAGTTGTCGCCCATAAGGATCAAAGATTATTTCATCTTCCTGAAAGAAAGGTTCTGGAG GTCATGTTAGAGTTTGTAGGTTTAAGAAATGTACCAGAGGAACATAAAGGGAGGCTCTTTGTCTCATTCAGTAAAGAACAGCCTGATTCCATCTTCAATGCAAAGAGAAGACTTAATATTTTGTCTGAGAGTGGGAATAAACAGGTTGCTTACTTTCAATGTCAAGCTAGTGGAAAGTTGCTCTTTGAACTTATGAGCCAGTCATCTTCTAACCTACCATTATTGAAACCTGCCAAAACTGTGGGTTCTGTTTCTGTCTCTCTGGAAGAGTTGTTATCCCCGGCATCTAATCTCACTATGGAGAAATGGCTTGAATTGGTGCCAAATTCTAATTTGGCAAGCTCGAAGCCTATCTGTTTACGAGTAGCTATCTCAGTCACAATGCCAACTACAGCACCATATGTGCTTCACATGGTTCGTTCTCGGCCATTCTCAAAAAGTTCTTGCCTTTTCCCACTCCCTGGGAAGGGTCAAAATTGGACACGCGTCATAGATGAAGATGGTGAAGAGATCATCAGCTTGCAAATGAG GGATTTCAATAAATCCAAGGGAAAGTCAGATTCCATGTTGAGGCAAGAAGTCATTGCTGTAACAAAATCTGGTGAAACACGTACCCTTGCTGAGTTTGTGGGGACAGAGTGGTCACTGATAGATGCTCAGTGGTCCATTTGTTTTCACAATAACCAAAATAGTGACGGTCACCTTTTGAAGTTGACTGGTCCGCGCAAT ATTAGGTATTTCACTGGCCGGAAGCTGGATTACCAGCCCAAGCATTGTGAGAAGCAAAGAAGAGAAAATGAATTCATGACTGCAATCGAGTTCTCGGCTGAACACCCATATGGCAAGGCACTGGCGATGGTTGATTTGAAGTTTGGTGTCATCAAT GTGAAAGAGGACTGGTTACTTATGCCTGGAGCAATAACTGCTTTTATACTTTGTGACATTCTAAGAAAGGTGGGTTATGATGGCTTGTCCGCAAGTGGCCAAAATTTGAAGGATAAGTGTTCAAACCAGGATGTTGCCTATGATGCTGAGAACAATAAAATCAGCTGTGATGTTGATTTCAAAGTCAATGGCCATCATAAGGAGGATGGAGGTGGAGAGTCTGGATATAGGTTTAAAAGTGGCGGatgtggtggtagtggtggttgTGGCAGTTGTGCTGCTGTAGTTGTTAATGTTGGTGAACATCTTGAAGTTGAGGATGGAGGTGAAGAGACTGGATATAGGTTGAAAAGTGGTGGGTGTGGTAGCGGGTGTGGTGGCGGTTGTGGTGGCAGTGTTGCTAATGTCAGTAACCATCACAAGGAGGATGGAGGTGGAGAGTCTGGATATAGGTTGAAAAGTGGTGGGTGTGGTAGCgggtgtggtggtggttgtggcaGTGgcggtggttgtggtggttgtAGTGCTTTTGTTGGTAATGTCAATGACCATCACGAGGAGAACACCACCGAAGCAGCCAAGAAAAACGGGGCTGGTTGTGGTGGTTGTACTGCTTTTGTTGGTAATGTCAATGACCATCACAAGGACACTATCGAAACAACCAAGATTGTCGCTGCCTGA